In the Colius striatus isolate bColStr4 chromosome W, bColStr4.1.hap1, whole genome shotgun sequence genome, one interval contains:
- the LOC133628546 gene encoding histone deacetylase 5-like isoform X14 codes for MLLLERVEHRFKDGGVARYVRGGVDGHRAGLPGGTGTALTLTASPDICLSAPLWHHCCPPATMDSQSNAEGESGHEPSLELLSHVQLHANLPASGAEGMAEACRAAEACGECQGLGLDAAAWEQQLQQELLALKQQQQLQKQLLFAEFQQYHEHLTRQHEVQLQKHLKQQQEALPARQQQELEQQQQREQQETLEQQQHLEQLQALRTKDKSCETPCPTGAIASTEVKLKLQEFLLSKTKEPGTAPPNHSLPQHPKCWTHHTLLDQSSTPQTGSLETPPSYKLPLLGTYDSWDDFPLRKTASEPNLKVRSRLKQKVVERRSSPLLRRKDGTIISTFQKRAIKITAWAALGAVVSPPMTPTGPAVSSVCSSAPGSGPSSPNSSHCAIAENDFTGSIPNIHAEQLLPQHSALAPDGSSQLSLYTSPSLPNISLGLQVTVTNSHLNASPKLSPQSEAERPAVATLHPAAALTSKFLSTSSIPGCLLGVALDGDPPSDPVSLLQHILLLEQARQQNTLIAVPLHGQSPLVMGERVGSMRMESKLPQHQPLSRTQSSPLPQKPQALPHGALPHSTLQHHFLDKRKVQLGKVFPEASLQLYPGPALGILALPHMTLAHAQSSPASAGIEPPMPDGPPKHLFTTGVVYDTFMLKHQCTCGNTNIHPEHAGRIQSIWSRLQETGLLSKCERIRGRKATLEEIQTVHSEHHTLLYGTSPLNRQKLDSKKLLGPISQMYTVLPCGGIGVDSDTVWNEMHSSSAVRMAVGCLLELAFKVAAGEIKNGFAVIRPPGHHAEESTAMGFCFFNSVAISAKLLQQKLSVGRILIVDWDIHHGNGTQQAFYGDPDVLYISLHRYDDGNFFPGSGAPEEVGSGMGVGYNINIAWTGCVDPPIGDVEYLTAFRTVVMPVANEFSPDMVLVSAGFDAVEGHLSPLGGYSVTAKSGAPGPVSPAAEAKHECSGHPGEGHQDPEPAEEPMEAEPVL; via the exons ATGTTGTTGTTGGAGCGGGTGGAGCACCGGTTCAAAGATGGAGGGGTTGCGAGATATGTGCGGGGTGGTGTGGACGGGCACCGCGCAG GGCTCCCAGGTGGCACAGGCACAGCCTTGACCCTGACAGCCTCTCCAGACATCTGCCTCTCTGCCCCCCTCTGGCATCACTGTTGCCCACCAGCCACCATGGACTCCCAGAGCAATGCAG AGGGGGAGTCTGGCCATGAGCCCTCGCTGGAGCTTCTGTCCCATGTCCAGCTCCACGCCAACCTCCCTGCCTCAG GGGCGGAGGGGATGGCAGAGGCATGCAGGGCAGCCGAGGCGTGTGGGGagtgccaggggctggggctggacgCAGCGGcgtgggagcagcagctgcagcaggagctgctggccctcaaacagcagcagcagctccagaagCAGCTGCTCTTCGCTGAGTTCCAGCAGTATCATGAGCACCTCACCCGCCAGCACGAGGTCCAGCTCCAGAAGCACCTCAAG cagcagcaggaagcccTGCCCGCCCGCcaacagcaggagctggagcagcaacagcagcgggagcagcaggagaccctggagcagcagcagcacctggagcagctccaggcccTGCGCACCAAGGACAAGAGCTGTGAGA ccccatgCCCTACAGGTGCCATCGCCAGCACAGAGGTGAAGCTGAAGCTGCAGGAGTTCCTGCTCAGCAAGACAAAGGAGCCAGGAACTGCCCCCCCCAACCattccctcccccagcaccccaaatGTTG gaCTCACCACACTTTGTTGGACCAGAGTTCCACCCCCCAAACTGGCAGCCTGGAGACACCCCCATCCTACAAACTCCCCCTCCTTGGTACCTATGACAGTTGGGATGATTTCCCGCTCCGCAAAACCG CCTCTGAACCCAACCTGAAAGTGCGCTCGCGGTTAAAACAGAAGGTGGTAGAGAGGAGGAGCAGTCCCCTGCTGCGGAGGAAGGATGGCACCATCATCAGCACCTTCCAGAAGCGCGCCATCAAGATCACGG cgtgggcagctctgggggcagTGGTGTCCCCCCCCATGACGCCCACCGGCCCCGCAGTGTCCTCAGTGTGCAGCAGTGCCCCGGGCTCCGGGCCCAGCTCCCCTAACAGCTCCCACTGTGCCATTGCTGAGAACGACTTCACCGGCTCCATCCCCAACATCCACGCTGAG cagctcctgccccagcactcagccctcGCCCCGGATGGCTCCAGCCAGCTCAGCCTCTACACGTCCCCATCCCTGCCCAACatctccctggggctgcaggtcACCGtcaccaactcccacctcaat GCATCCCCCAAGCTGTCACCGCAGTCAGAGGCCGAGCGCCCGGCAGTGGCCACCCTGcaccctgcagctgccctcACCAGCAAGTTCCTGAGCACCTCATCCATCCCAGGCTGCCTGCTGGGGGTGGCCCTGGACGGAGACCCCCCCTCTGACCCCgtgtccctgctgcagcacatcCTGCTACTGGAGCAAGCGCGGCAGCAGAACACCCTCATTGCTG TGCCGCTGCATGGGCAGTCGCCGCTGGTGATGGGTGAGCGCGTGGGGAGCATGCGGATGGAGAGCAAACTGCCgcagcaccagcccctgagCCGCACGCAGTCATCACCGCTGCCCCAGAAACCCCAGGCCCTGCCTCACGGagccctgccccacagcaccctcCAGCACCACTTCCTTGACAAACGGAAGGTCCAACTGGGAAag GTGTTCCCTGAGGCATCGCTGCAGCTGTACCCCGGGCCTGCCCTGGGCATCCTGGCACTGCCCCACATGACTCTCGCCCATGCGCAGTCATCCCCTGCCAGCGCTGGCATCGAGCCCCCCATGCCTGACGGACCACCCAAGCACCTCTTCACCACAG GCGTGGTGTACGACACGTTCATGCTGAAGCACCAGTGCACCTGCGGCAACACCAACATCCACCCTGAGCATGCTGGGCGCATCCAGAGCATCTGGTCCCGCCTGCAGGAGACCGGCCTCCTCAGCAAGTGTGAG CGCATCCGGGGCAGGAAGGCAACACTGGAGGAGATCCAGACAGTGCACTCAGAGCATCACACGCTGCTCTATGGCACCAGCCCCCTCAACCGTCAGAAGCTTGACAGCAAGAAGCTCTTGG GTCCCATCAGCCAGATGTACACGGTGCTGCCTTGTGGGGGCATCGGG GTGGACAGTGACACAGTGTGGAACGAGATGCACTCATCCAGTGCTGTGCGCATGGCGGTGGGCTGCCTGCTGGAGCTTGCCTTCAAGGTGGCTGCTGGGGAGATCAAG AACGGCTTTGCTGTCATTCGCCCCCCGGGACACCACGCGGAGGAGTCCACAGCCAT GGGCTTCTGCTTCTTCAACTCAGTGGCCATCTCGGccaagctgctccagcagaagctcagTGTGGGCAGGATCCTCATCGTGGACTGG GACATCCATCATGGGAATGGAACCCAGCAAGCCTTCTATGGTGATCCCGATGTCCTCTACATCTCCCTCCACCGCTATGATGATGGCAACTTCTTTCCAGGCAGTGGGGCCCCTGAGGAG GTGGGCAGTGGCATGGGAGTGGGCTACAATATCAACATTGCCTGGACCGGTTGCGTTGACCCCCCCATTGGGGACGTGGAGTATCTCACTGCCTTCAG GACCGTGGTGATGCCCGTTGCGAACGAGTTCTCCCCAGACATGGTGCTGGTCTCGGCTGGCTTCGATGCCGTGGAGGGTCACCTCTCCCCTCTCGGGGGTTACTCTGTCACCGCCAAAT CTGGAGCCCCTGGACCCGTCTCTCCTGCAGCAGAAGCCAAACATGAATGCAGTGGCCACCCTGGAGAAGGTCATCAAGATCCAGA GCCAGCGGAGGAGCCGATGGAGGCTGAGCCTGTGCTGTGA
- the LOC133628546 gene encoding histone deacetylase 5-like isoform X6 — protein sequence MLLLERVEHRFKDGGVARYVRGGVDGHRAGLPGGTGTALTLTASPDICLSAPLWHHCCPPATMDSQSNAEGESGHEPSLELLSHVQLHANLPASGAEGMAEACRAAEACGECQGLGLDAAAWEQQLQQELLALKQQQQLQKQLLFAEFQQYHEHLTRQHEVQLQKHLKQQQEALPARQQQELEQQQQREQQETLEQQQHLEQLQALRTKDKSCETPCPTGAIASTEVKLKLQEFLLSKTKEPGTAPPNHSLPQHPKCWTHHTLLDQSSTPQTGSLETPPSYKLPLLGTYDSWDDFPLRKTASEPNLKVRSRLKQKVVERRSSPLLRRKDGTIISTFQKRAIKITAWAALGAVVSPPMTPTGPAVSSVCSSAPGSGPSSPNSSHCAIAENDFTGSIPNIHAEQLLPQHSALAPDGSSQLSLYTSPSLPNISLGLQVTVTNSHLNASPKLSPQSEAERPAVATLHPAAALTSKFLSTSSIPGCLLGVALDGDPPSDPVSLLQHILLLEQARQQNTLIAVPLHGQSPLVMGERVGSMRMESKLPQHQPLSRTQSSPLPQKPQALPHGALPHSTLQHHFLDKRKVQLGKVFPEASLQLYPGPALGILALPHMTLAHAQSSPASAGIEPPMPDGPPKHLFTTGVVYDTFMLKHQCTCGNTNIHPEHAGRIQSIWSRLQETGLLSKCERIRGRKATLEEIQTVHSEHHTLLYGTSPLNRQKLDSKKLLGPISQMYTVLPCGGIGVDSDTVWNEMHSSSAVRMAVGCLLELAFKVAAGEIKNGFAVIRPPGHHAEESTAMGFCFFNSVAISAKLLQQKLSVGRILIVDWDIHHGNGTQQAFYGDPDVLYISLHRYDDGNFFPGSGAPEEVGSGMGVGYNINIAWTGCVDPPIGDVEYLTAFRTVVMPVANEFSPDMVLVSAGFDAVEGHLSPLGGYSVTAKCFGHLTKHLMMLARGRVVLALEGGHDLTAICDASEACVSALLGLELEPLDPSLLQQKPNMNAVATLEKVIKIQSKHWGSLKHFAAALGCSLLEAQKGEAEEAETVTAMALLSVGSEQGSVDPQPRYGPQLSPDVQPHVS from the exons ATGTTGTTGTTGGAGCGGGTGGAGCACCGGTTCAAAGATGGAGGGGTTGCGAGATATGTGCGGGGTGGTGTGGACGGGCACCGCGCAG GGCTCCCAGGTGGCACAGGCACAGCCTTGACCCTGACAGCCTCTCCAGACATCTGCCTCTCTGCCCCCCTCTGGCATCACTGTTGCCCACCAGCCACCATGGACTCCCAGAGCAATGCAG AGGGGGAGTCTGGCCATGAGCCCTCGCTGGAGCTTCTGTCCCATGTCCAGCTCCACGCCAACCTCCCTGCCTCAG GGGCGGAGGGGATGGCAGAGGCATGCAGGGCAGCCGAGGCGTGTGGGGagtgccaggggctggggctggacgCAGCGGcgtgggagcagcagctgcagcaggagctgctggccctcaaacagcagcagcagctccagaagCAGCTGCTCTTCGCTGAGTTCCAGCAGTATCATGAGCACCTCACCCGCCAGCACGAGGTCCAGCTCCAGAAGCACCTCAAG cagcagcaggaagcccTGCCCGCCCGCcaacagcaggagctggagcagcaacagcagcgggagcagcaggagaccctggagcagcagcagcacctggagcagctccaggcccTGCGCACCAAGGACAAGAGCTGTGAGA ccccatgCCCTACAGGTGCCATCGCCAGCACAGAGGTGAAGCTGAAGCTGCAGGAGTTCCTGCTCAGCAAGACAAAGGAGCCAGGAACTGCCCCCCCCAACCattccctcccccagcaccccaaatGTTG gaCTCACCACACTTTGTTGGACCAGAGTTCCACCCCCCAAACTGGCAGCCTGGAGACACCCCCATCCTACAAACTCCCCCTCCTTGGTACCTATGACAGTTGGGATGATTTCCCGCTCCGCAAAACCG CCTCTGAACCCAACCTGAAAGTGCGCTCGCGGTTAAAACAGAAGGTGGTAGAGAGGAGGAGCAGTCCCCTGCTGCGGAGGAAGGATGGCACCATCATCAGCACCTTCCAGAAGCGCGCCATCAAGATCACGG cgtgggcagctctgggggcagTGGTGTCCCCCCCCATGACGCCCACCGGCCCCGCAGTGTCCTCAGTGTGCAGCAGTGCCCCGGGCTCCGGGCCCAGCTCCCCTAACAGCTCCCACTGTGCCATTGCTGAGAACGACTTCACCGGCTCCATCCCCAACATCCACGCTGAG cagctcctgccccagcactcagccctcGCCCCGGATGGCTCCAGCCAGCTCAGCCTCTACACGTCCCCATCCCTGCCCAACatctccctggggctgcaggtcACCGtcaccaactcccacctcaat GCATCCCCCAAGCTGTCACCGCAGTCAGAGGCCGAGCGCCCGGCAGTGGCCACCCTGcaccctgcagctgccctcACCAGCAAGTTCCTGAGCACCTCATCCATCCCAGGCTGCCTGCTGGGGGTGGCCCTGGACGGAGACCCCCCCTCTGACCCCgtgtccctgctgcagcacatcCTGCTACTGGAGCAAGCGCGGCAGCAGAACACCCTCATTGCTG TGCCGCTGCATGGGCAGTCGCCGCTGGTGATGGGTGAGCGCGTGGGGAGCATGCGGATGGAGAGCAAACTGCCgcagcaccagcccctgagCCGCACGCAGTCATCACCGCTGCCCCAGAAACCCCAGGCCCTGCCTCACGGagccctgccccacagcaccctcCAGCACCACTTCCTTGACAAACGGAAGGTCCAACTGGGAAag GTGTTCCCTGAGGCATCGCTGCAGCTGTACCCCGGGCCTGCCCTGGGCATCCTGGCACTGCCCCACATGACTCTCGCCCATGCGCAGTCATCCCCTGCCAGCGCTGGCATCGAGCCCCCCATGCCTGACGGACCACCCAAGCACCTCTTCACCACAG GCGTGGTGTACGACACGTTCATGCTGAAGCACCAGTGCACCTGCGGCAACACCAACATCCACCCTGAGCATGCTGGGCGCATCCAGAGCATCTGGTCCCGCCTGCAGGAGACCGGCCTCCTCAGCAAGTGTGAG CGCATCCGGGGCAGGAAGGCAACACTGGAGGAGATCCAGACAGTGCACTCAGAGCATCACACGCTGCTCTATGGCACCAGCCCCCTCAACCGTCAGAAGCTTGACAGCAAGAAGCTCTTGG GTCCCATCAGCCAGATGTACACGGTGCTGCCTTGTGGGGGCATCGGG GTGGACAGTGACACAGTGTGGAACGAGATGCACTCATCCAGTGCTGTGCGCATGGCGGTGGGCTGCCTGCTGGAGCTTGCCTTCAAGGTGGCTGCTGGGGAGATCAAG AACGGCTTTGCTGTCATTCGCCCCCCGGGACACCACGCGGAGGAGTCCACAGCCAT GGGCTTCTGCTTCTTCAACTCAGTGGCCATCTCGGccaagctgctccagcagaagctcagTGTGGGCAGGATCCTCATCGTGGACTGG GACATCCATCATGGGAATGGAACCCAGCAAGCCTTCTATGGTGATCCCGATGTCCTCTACATCTCCCTCCACCGCTATGATGATGGCAACTTCTTTCCAGGCAGTGGGGCCCCTGAGGAG GTGGGCAGTGGCATGGGAGTGGGCTACAATATCAACATTGCCTGGACCGGTTGCGTTGACCCCCCCATTGGGGACGTGGAGTATCTCACTGCCTTCAG GACCGTGGTGATGCCCGTTGCGAACGAGTTCTCCCCAGACATGGTGCTGGTCTCGGCTGGCTTCGATGCCGTGGAGGGTCACCTCTCCCCTCTCGGGGGTTACTCTGTCACCGCCAAAT GTTTTGGCCATCTGACAAAGCATCTGATGATGCTGGCAAGGGGCCGGGTGGTGCTGGCGCTGGAGGGGGGCCACGACCTGACGGCCATCTGTGATGCCTCAGAGGCctgtgtctctgctctgcttgGCCTCGAG CTGGAGCCCCTGGACCCGTCTCTCCTGCAGCAGAAGCCAAACATGAATGCAGTGGCCACCCTGGAGAAGGTCATCAAGATCCAGA GCAAGCACTGGGGCTCACTGAAGCACTTTGCGGCCGCCCTGGGCTGCTCCTTGCTGGAGGCACAGAAGGGGGAGGCGGAGGAGGCCGAGACGGTGACGGCCATGGCTCTGCTGTCGGTGGGATCTGAGCAGGGGAGTGTGGACCCTCAGCCCAGGTATGGCCCACAGCTGTCCCCAGATGTGCAGCCACATGTGTCCTAG
- the LOC133628546 gene encoding histone deacetylase 5-like isoform X7, which translates to MLLLERVEHRFKDGGVARYVRGGVDGHRAGLPGGTGTALTLTASPDICLSAPLWHHCCPPATMDSQSNAEGESGHEPSLELLSHVQLHANLPASGAEGMAEACRAAEACGECQGLGLDAAAWEQQLQQELLALKQQQQLQKQLLFAEFQQYHEHLTRQHEVQLQKHLKQQQEALPARQQQELEQQQQREQQETLEQQQHLEQLQALRTKDKSCETPCPTGAIASTEVKLKLQEFLLSKTKEPGTAPPNHSLPQHPKCWTHHTLLDQSSTPQTGSLETPPSYKLPLLGTYDSWDDFPLRKTASEPNLKVRSRLKQKVVERRSSPLLRRKDGTIISTFQKRAIKITAWAALGAVVSPPMTPTGPAVSSVCSSAPGSGPSSPNSSHCAIAENDFTGSIPNIHAEQLLPQHSALAPDGSSQLSLYTSPSLPNISLGLQVTVTNSHLNASPKLSPQSEAERPAVATLHPAAALTSKFLSTSSIPGCLLGVALDGDPPSDPVSLLQHILLLEQARQQNTLIAVPLHGQSPLVMGERVGSMRMESKLPQHQPLSRTQSSPLPQKPQALPHGALPHSTLQHHFLDKRKVQLGKVFPEASLQLYPGPALGILALPHMTLAHAQSSPASAGIEPPMPDGPPKHLFTTGVVYDTFMLKHQCTCGNTNIHPEHAGRIQSIWSRLQETGLLSKCERIRGRKATLEEIQTVHSEHHTLLYGTSPLNRQKLDSKKLLGPISQMYTVLPCGGIGVDSDTVWNEMHSSSAVRMAVGCLLELAFKVAAGEIKNGFAVIRPPGHHAEESTAMGFCFFNSVAISAKLLQQKLSVGRILIVDWDIHHGNGTQQAFYGDPDVLYISLHRYDDGNFFPGSGAPEEVGSGMGVGYNINIAWTGCVDPPIGDVEYLTAFRTVVMPVANEFSPDMVLVSAGFDAVEGHLSPLGGYSVTAKCFGHLTKHLMMLARGRVVLALEGGHDLTAICDASEACVSALLGLELEPLDPSLLQQKPNMNAVATLEKVIKIQSKHWGSLKHFAAALGCSLLEAQKGEAEEAETVTAMALLSVGSEQGSVDPQPRPAEEPMEAEPVL; encoded by the exons ATGTTGTTGTTGGAGCGGGTGGAGCACCGGTTCAAAGATGGAGGGGTTGCGAGATATGTGCGGGGTGGTGTGGACGGGCACCGCGCAG GGCTCCCAGGTGGCACAGGCACAGCCTTGACCCTGACAGCCTCTCCAGACATCTGCCTCTCTGCCCCCCTCTGGCATCACTGTTGCCCACCAGCCACCATGGACTCCCAGAGCAATGCAG AGGGGGAGTCTGGCCATGAGCCCTCGCTGGAGCTTCTGTCCCATGTCCAGCTCCACGCCAACCTCCCTGCCTCAG GGGCGGAGGGGATGGCAGAGGCATGCAGGGCAGCCGAGGCGTGTGGGGagtgccaggggctggggctggacgCAGCGGcgtgggagcagcagctgcagcaggagctgctggccctcaaacagcagcagcagctccagaagCAGCTGCTCTTCGCTGAGTTCCAGCAGTATCATGAGCACCTCACCCGCCAGCACGAGGTCCAGCTCCAGAAGCACCTCAAG cagcagcaggaagcccTGCCCGCCCGCcaacagcaggagctggagcagcaacagcagcgggagcagcaggagaccctggagcagcagcagcacctggagcagctccaggcccTGCGCACCAAGGACAAGAGCTGTGAGA ccccatgCCCTACAGGTGCCATCGCCAGCACAGAGGTGAAGCTGAAGCTGCAGGAGTTCCTGCTCAGCAAGACAAAGGAGCCAGGAACTGCCCCCCCCAACCattccctcccccagcaccccaaatGTTG gaCTCACCACACTTTGTTGGACCAGAGTTCCACCCCCCAAACTGGCAGCCTGGAGACACCCCCATCCTACAAACTCCCCCTCCTTGGTACCTATGACAGTTGGGATGATTTCCCGCTCCGCAAAACCG CCTCTGAACCCAACCTGAAAGTGCGCTCGCGGTTAAAACAGAAGGTGGTAGAGAGGAGGAGCAGTCCCCTGCTGCGGAGGAAGGATGGCACCATCATCAGCACCTTCCAGAAGCGCGCCATCAAGATCACGG cgtgggcagctctgggggcagTGGTGTCCCCCCCCATGACGCCCACCGGCCCCGCAGTGTCCTCAGTGTGCAGCAGTGCCCCGGGCTCCGGGCCCAGCTCCCCTAACAGCTCCCACTGTGCCATTGCTGAGAACGACTTCACCGGCTCCATCCCCAACATCCACGCTGAG cagctcctgccccagcactcagccctcGCCCCGGATGGCTCCAGCCAGCTCAGCCTCTACACGTCCCCATCCCTGCCCAACatctccctggggctgcaggtcACCGtcaccaactcccacctcaat GCATCCCCCAAGCTGTCACCGCAGTCAGAGGCCGAGCGCCCGGCAGTGGCCACCCTGcaccctgcagctgccctcACCAGCAAGTTCCTGAGCACCTCATCCATCCCAGGCTGCCTGCTGGGGGTGGCCCTGGACGGAGACCCCCCCTCTGACCCCgtgtccctgctgcagcacatcCTGCTACTGGAGCAAGCGCGGCAGCAGAACACCCTCATTGCTG TGCCGCTGCATGGGCAGTCGCCGCTGGTGATGGGTGAGCGCGTGGGGAGCATGCGGATGGAGAGCAAACTGCCgcagcaccagcccctgagCCGCACGCAGTCATCACCGCTGCCCCAGAAACCCCAGGCCCTGCCTCACGGagccctgccccacagcaccctcCAGCACCACTTCCTTGACAAACGGAAGGTCCAACTGGGAAag GTGTTCCCTGAGGCATCGCTGCAGCTGTACCCCGGGCCTGCCCTGGGCATCCTGGCACTGCCCCACATGACTCTCGCCCATGCGCAGTCATCCCCTGCCAGCGCTGGCATCGAGCCCCCCATGCCTGACGGACCACCCAAGCACCTCTTCACCACAG GCGTGGTGTACGACACGTTCATGCTGAAGCACCAGTGCACCTGCGGCAACACCAACATCCACCCTGAGCATGCTGGGCGCATCCAGAGCATCTGGTCCCGCCTGCAGGAGACCGGCCTCCTCAGCAAGTGTGAG CGCATCCGGGGCAGGAAGGCAACACTGGAGGAGATCCAGACAGTGCACTCAGAGCATCACACGCTGCTCTATGGCACCAGCCCCCTCAACCGTCAGAAGCTTGACAGCAAGAAGCTCTTGG GTCCCATCAGCCAGATGTACACGGTGCTGCCTTGTGGGGGCATCGGG GTGGACAGTGACACAGTGTGGAACGAGATGCACTCATCCAGTGCTGTGCGCATGGCGGTGGGCTGCCTGCTGGAGCTTGCCTTCAAGGTGGCTGCTGGGGAGATCAAG AACGGCTTTGCTGTCATTCGCCCCCCGGGACACCACGCGGAGGAGTCCACAGCCAT GGGCTTCTGCTTCTTCAACTCAGTGGCCATCTCGGccaagctgctccagcagaagctcagTGTGGGCAGGATCCTCATCGTGGACTGG GACATCCATCATGGGAATGGAACCCAGCAAGCCTTCTATGGTGATCCCGATGTCCTCTACATCTCCCTCCACCGCTATGATGATGGCAACTTCTTTCCAGGCAGTGGGGCCCCTGAGGAG GTGGGCAGTGGCATGGGAGTGGGCTACAATATCAACATTGCCTGGACCGGTTGCGTTGACCCCCCCATTGGGGACGTGGAGTATCTCACTGCCTTCAG GACCGTGGTGATGCCCGTTGCGAACGAGTTCTCCCCAGACATGGTGCTGGTCTCGGCTGGCTTCGATGCCGTGGAGGGTCACCTCTCCCCTCTCGGGGGTTACTCTGTCACCGCCAAAT GTTTTGGCCATCTGACAAAGCATCTGATGATGCTGGCAAGGGGCCGGGTGGTGCTGGCGCTGGAGGGGGGCCACGACCTGACGGCCATCTGTGATGCCTCAGAGGCctgtgtctctgctctgcttgGCCTCGAG CTGGAGCCCCTGGACCCGTCTCTCCTGCAGCAGAAGCCAAACATGAATGCAGTGGCCACCCTGGAGAAGGTCATCAAGATCCAGA GCAAGCACTGGGGCTCACTGAAGCACTTTGCGGCCGCCCTGGGCTGCTCCTTGCTGGAGGCACAGAAGGGGGAGGCGGAGGAGGCCGAGACGGTGACGGCCATGGCTCTGCTGTCGGTGGGATCTGAGCAGGGGAGTGTGGACCCTCAGCCCAG GCCAGCGGAGGAGCCGATGGAGGCTGAGCCTGTGCTGTGA